One Argentina anserina chromosome 6, drPotAnse1.1, whole genome shotgun sequence genomic window, AGGGAAGGACCAACCAGACTACTTTGAGTCCAAGTTAGGTACACCGAAATTGAAAATGCTTCACCCCACGGTAAGCCAATTGGAAAATATTTGGAGTCCTCCAACATTTATAAGCTAGTGAAGCTAACTAAGTTTATAACATCAGTTTCATGTCAAGAAACTTCGCCTTTAATAGTAGACGTGTTTGCAGGCAAAAACATGTGGATATGTATACAACAAATTGTGTCTCCTTCTATTTTTTCCTGGAAGGAGTAATTCTGTAATTGGATTCAGCCAACTATTAAACTTAAGCGTGTATATAACGGCTATCAAATAAAAGTTTATactcttaaaaaaaataaaaataaaaaggggACAGAGAAAATTCCCACCACTGAAGCATAAGCCCCGTTCAGTAAGCCCAGAAGGACCAAGCGAATAACTGTATCAATCGGCCAAGATACTCTAGGTTGAAGAAGGCTCCACACGTGTCTCAGCCTCATTGAACTCCAACTCAGTAGAGTTAACCTGTTTCCAGGCCTGAATCTCTGCAGATAGTAGCCTGGGGACTTTCCTGGGCCTAATCCTTTTTCAAGAATCGCAGCCCAATCGCTTTGTCCAGTGGTGTTGAACTACATGATTCACCCCCTAGCATAAAACGGATGAGGAGGATCTCATCTGCGATGTGGGACTTCAAGCTCTTCAACAAAGAATCATACTTCATACTTGTATTAGTAATCTAAAGCCTTAAAATAGTTTATTGGGACACTTTTAAGAACTCAAAGCAAAATCAGATGTTCTTATTCATTAACCAATAGATAGCATGCAGTATATTCATTGATACTGCAATCAAAGCCGGAACAACACATTCACTCCATAACAGAACTCCTACAGTTACAAATTACAAGAATTACTACACATCTACATTCTACAGACCAAGGGTGAATGGAAAACCAGTAGCACTCAACCAACTTCCACCAGCAATAAACCTCCCTGGTGTAAAAGCCTGAGCCTCGGTGGCGCTTGTAATCACCTTGTACCCCTTCCATGTCACTCTCTTTGAAGTCGCAGCTCCAGCTCCAGTGTTAGCGTACTCAGCATAGAACAATGTGTCTAGGGCAAAAGTCCCACTCCACTCGAGCCACCCGGCAGGGTCTATGATATCAGTAATAGATGTTTGCATAATCACAGTCCTCGAGTACTCCTTCCATGGCCTCCCGAGGTATGATTTGAAGCTTCCCTTCACAGCTTGCAGGTCGGAAGTGGCACCGATCCTTGATTTTTGGATCACAATGCCGGTGTTCTGGTTGGGGTCGGTTCTCCCTTGTGCTGTGACCATGTTCTTCTGCCCAGAGTTGGGCTTTCGCGCATGGATATCACAGTTTTGTAACACAACTGCAGCATTGCCAAAGATGAAATCGACCGTACCCGCAATGAAGCAACCCTCGAAGAACTGACGGTTCGAGTGGACGTAGAGGGAGTCTTGGTACGCAAGAATGTCACAACGGTAGAAGGCCGAGAGATCGGAACCGACACGGAGAGCAACTGCTTGGTGCTTTGAGGGTCCGGCAGTGTTCTGGAAGGTGATGTCTCGGGCTAAGAATCCCGCACCAACCGCCGCTGCAGTCATACAAGTTTATACGTTAGGGCTTGAGAGttaaatacatatacataGTATACAAAtgtaggtacatatatatataccagatCGTACGTACTCTGTTTCAAAGTAGATATTGGTATTATATGTGGCATTTCGAAGAGATGACCTAACCCATGTGGCCCGTTTAATTTTTGGGAGATAGCTACTCTATGGTGTTTATTGTCTTGCTAATAATGTGAGCCTAAATAGTTAATGGTTTGCTAGGTCTGAACTGAAATCGATCAAATATGGGTGAGATATTATATAAGTGCAAAAAATGCAGCTTTTAAATTAGAGGAAGATGGCTAATAATTGTACTGGAAACATGGGGACAATAATCATCAATAGAATCCATTATGACTCAGCTATACAGAAGTTGGATAGGACCAAACACCATGAAAGAATATATCAAGAATATAACCCACAgacacaaaagaagaaaagtctACAGGAAAAAAGACAAAGGAAAAGATTAGATTTAATCTTACTCACATGCACATTATTTAGATAAATAGGTTATATGATTCTcgacttttcaattctcgactCTTTtttcattctaaaaaaaaataatttgcaATACAACTAAACCCTATATTGCTATATATGTAGCGTGATATGGGGAACCTAGCTCGATCATGCTTCACAATATATGGTTGCGTCCGGATCAATATTCAGAACATAGTCGGCATACATTTGAAaattggaagaagaagaagaagaaaacaccATTTTTTCCAAGTACCAGATGCACAAGGAAGGTTGAAAGGTTTCTTGAAGACAATGCAACACGGTGACACATGGTGTAACATGCCTTGTGCTGGCTGCTATTGCAAACAAGATAGAGACTAGTTCTGTCCAACATAATCTCGAAATATAGAGAAAACTGGAGTGTCGGTGAATACTCTGATCTCAATTAGGGTTTTAAACTTGTCATGATTGAAGCAACTAGTAAcacgaaaaatgaaagaaagtgAAAGAGGAAGCATCCTATACTGGGATATGCGAACAGCTAGTGAAAGCAGCTTGTCCGTTAAAGTCTTGGGCCAAAATATTTTTGAGTCCAGTGTTGGTGGGTACGTAGGTAAGCAAAAGTCACCACAAGCTAGAAAATTCAAAGACAAATTTAAGGGTACGTCGAGCTGTAAACCACACCAACACTCATGCAgcttatatatagatatagacGCGAGGAGACAACTTCACATTTCAATAGTGACATATATCTGAATTTCGGGGCCTAATTAATCTGATGAAGAAGTATAATATTGCATaacaatgatatatatacCCCGAAAATTGATCTAAACAAGAGCTCTAGCAATAGTGTTTCAAGTATTCATCAACCTCTGGAGTTCAGGGAATACAGGAAAGCGGCAGAGGATAATCTATAGTCATaatatgatgaagatgaagatgggtCAACAATAACAGAGATCTTTAAGATATGAATATCAGAAAGACATCTGTTTCATAAAAAAACGATAGCCTTTTGTAAAAGCCAACAAGGCCATGTGCTGGGTTTTGGTAATATTGAAATCAAAGGCTCAAAGCTGTGGATGATGAAAGTTCAACTTGAGGATATATAAAATTCCCTGGCAGCAGCCTGGGATTCATACGTCGGGGTCTGATTAATTTGTCTAGTCAATTTGGTGGACCAACAGTCGTTTAATATTCTATTAAAGCTAGCAAAGTACTATGGTCCAAAAACAAAGACAAATGAATGGGGCGACACGACAAAAACCATAGTCACATTAGACGTTACCTTATTTTCATGAGAACACTGCATTTCTCCAGGAACATGTTGATGCCACATTAATGCTTCCAAGTAAAGtgcaaaaaaagaagaaaaaaaactacatTTAAATTCACTGCAActcaataaaatttaattcaatgaagagagagagagagagagagagagagagagagagagagagagagaattctATGAGTTTGTGTGCGTGAGAATTATATGTgtgaaacaaaattgaaaaataaataaatgagaatTATCGTATGAAATTAAACAAGGTGTGCATGCAGATACTTAGATAATTAAAGAGTTAATGTTGAATGCATATGATCGAAACCCTAATAAAACCACATAATACAAAAGGGAACCTAGAACCGAGAACCGATACCCATTGTGCCAAATTTTTGTGAGACAAAAGGTGCGCCATGACTTGTGGAGTCACACATGACATAACAATACTCTGTCACCCCAACTTGACTCACATTATCTGATTACCCTAACTAAAGGCATGGGGAGATATCAATACATGGAACCCACAGGGGCATGAACCCTAGCTAGAAACACAACCATCCGATGATTATCCAAATATATCACCAGGaagtaaaattaaaacataaactAACCTCTGGTGGCAAGTAAAAGTTAGCTAAAGATGATTaatgtaaatataataaattgaACTTACCAACCGTGGCAGAATTGAAGGTTGTCTCTCCATCGACCACATTTCTACTTCCGGTAATAATTGTGGTAGTCCTCCCGTCACCTAAGAACATTATGTTCGTCTTGGCCTTTGGCACATCCACATTTTCTTTATACACACCGGCCTTGATTCTGATCACGTATCTGCTGCTACTCTTCGACGGTGCGGCCGCCACTGCTGCCGAAACCGTCTTGTAATTTCCACTTCCATCGGCTGCCACGATTACATTTGGTGTGACAGAGGACGACTGCAAGAGATGTCTATCTGCGGCGGACAGCCATTCCGGCCATCCGTCTGAATGTTCCTCCTTTAGCTTTCGGTTAGTCGTCGAGGACATGGCTTTCATCTCGTTTGCAATGTCGTTATCGGTCATGTTCTTAATCATGGCCAGCGCATTGCTGCACAACTTTTCTACATATTTCTGGACAGAAATTATGTACAGTAGTGTAAATACAACATTTTACGAAGTTTTTTACTATatacacaacatcacacaatgAGATCATACGTGCATACGACTGTGTAGTGAAACTAGCTTGACTTTAATATGTAACCGTAGATATAGTAATTAAGGACATAAACGTTACCTGACCCTTCTCCAGGGATTTCCGAACAATTTTATCAGCTTCGGCGTGAGAAAACCCGTCGAGACAAGTCTCCTGGTTGGTAATGGCGGAGCTTATCAACGTCTTAAGATCGTCGGCATGTGCAGTCAGAGTCTTGTTGTTGCTCGGGTACTGAAGAAGATCCTTAACCGCCTCATGGAGCTCATCCAGCGTCTCGTCAATGGTCTCCAAGCAGTCATGCAAGGCGCACTTCTCACGCTTGGTGAGGCTCTTTACGAGCTTCTTGATCAGCTTCTCAATGGTGAAGAAGTTGTGCTGCACCGCCGTGATGGTGATGTTCAGCGACAGCCCGATGACGTCTTTGAGGCTAGTGACGTTGGTTGTGGCGGCAGATGTTGCGAGGGTGGAGAAGCATAGCTCGGGGTAGAGGGTGGAGCTGCACGAGGATTTGACGATGGCGTGAGCAGCGGTGAGGGACTCATTGTTGGAGTTTTTGCTGTTAACTCCGGTGACTATGCCGATAACTGCGGCGACTAGTAGAACGGTGGCTATAAGGGCCAAGAAGAGCTTCTTGTGGTTCTTGGATTGGGACACTTGGGCAAGAAACTCCTTGATTGTGGCCATTTTTGGGGTGTGAGTTGGGAATGGAGGATTGAGTTGTTTGTATATAAAGAGTGCGGTGAAGAGTGTAGCTCTCTCTGTGCGCCCTTCAGTCATTGTCAGTCTGTCAacaattttctttccttttttttctattcATTTTCTTAGTTTATATTGTTtagttttgattttaatttgcAATTGCATGAAGACTATGTGAAGTAAAATAATTGCCTAATTGAATAGTTTGGCCATGTGGGGGTGTCTCATCATGTATTGTTCGGCAACTTCATATTTCTGAGTTTTGACTACATTACAATTACAACGGTAATGTATTGCAGGTATGTAGTACTAGAACCAATAACTAATTTGTTTCGTTGATTTCAAGATATAATAATTCATCGGAAGATCAACTCAATAGATTTATCAAGTACGTTTACAGATTTAAGTTTTAACTGGTTAAATGTACGCACTACAATGACTTTTGCTCAATACATTTCAACAATTTTTACGCATTTCCTGTGAAATGCAACaacttttgaattaattaaacCATCTACTAGATTTTACCAAACAACTTGTTTTCTACCTAACTTAAATGTTAGGCAGTTTGTTAAATAAATTAGTTGCTCCCACACTTCGGCGTATTAGAGTTCCAAACTTCATATTCAATCTCTTACAACTTAAACATCGATGACACAACATAAAACAATCACCTGTACATACTTCTAAACATACATGTATCTACGCTCTTAACAAGTAATGGATACAATTTTAACTTTATACGTGCAATATATACTGCATATAGACATAGTATTTGTTAGCAAAGTAGTAAAAGTGTAAAACCCGAAGAAAATATAAACAATGTGTTCATATGCCCTAACCCTGCGTGCACGTACATCGATTTGTTCAGAATATGAACTCCACGAGAAATATAGATATTGTTAATAAGCTTAAAACGATTTTAGCAACTTCATCCATTAATTCAGGATTTGAAACTCATATCACTGGAGCATATTATTAGAGCAGGTTACCTGACTTGCGCAAATACATACTCCACACCATCCAATAAAATTATTCACATGTATGGCTTAAAACCTGGATTACTTTATCTTGACTATCCACCGGTCACTTCTAGTGAgggttgaaagttgaaactagAGTATAATCTTCTCCTTGATTTGTTGAAGGTGTTGGGTTTGTCTTTTTATTAGTAATAAGCCTTACCCCTCTTTCGTAACTGTCATTATCATTGTTCTTCCTAAGTGTGAATCAGTATCATTTTTAAACAATAATTAAGCATGGGATTGAGGAGAAACATGAGTCATCGAAATATGACATTACTGAGTTAAATAATGACAACTTGATGTGAATCAAACGATTATCTTTGTAAAAGACCAATACCTAAATCTTTTTATATCAGAGCATCCAAAATTTGCATTAAATATTTGCAAGTATCTGTAACTTCAATGGTAGTAAGCATCATTTCTTGACCTCGTCACAATCCAGCTTCGAACAAACATCTCCTCTAGCTAGATATCATAGTCACATCACTCACATGTAACTAAGACATTGCTGGTAGAATCTgcaataaaatagagatttaCTATGACATTTGTGTGGGATCGATTTCAACTAGAGCTAGCTTAAATTGCTTCCATTTAGGTCTGTTGCTCATCTCGTTCGTGATGCTGTAGACCAGTGATCTTAATTTCTTAAATCTAAATATTCattctaaaagaaaaaaaaaagaaaaaaaaaggtacaCACTGCAGTTAATTGTCATTGAAAGTATTGTACCAAATTGGTTGGGACAATGTAtaacataacaaaaaaaattgcaggTAAAATGATCAAATTCCGAGAGATGCGTGCCATCAGATAAGAAAGGATATGTAAAACCAACCTGCCCTATATccaaagatccaacaatccacCAGTCCCAATAGATTCACAGATCTATTCGTATATCTAATTACGTACTGAACAACACGAAGGAGCCTCTTGATActggacaaaaaaaaaatatatatatatatatatcgatatcTGCCCGTCAGCAATCCTCAGCAATCCCAGCATCTTCATGGCAGCATCTATTGGCCGgtccaaaaaaattataattacatcaGAATTGGTACGCATAGTTCTTTGTCATTTAAGCAGCCATGCTCTCTTCAAAACTGAACGCCTATCCCACCATGTAATtaacaattcttttattttcatgaGGCCTAATTTGTATCCATGCGCTTCATATTCGCCTGGAGTTCGCTCGCGGCCTGAAATATAGCCATCCCTCTCAACTCTCAGTCTCTCTGTAAAACTACATACAATTCTAAGAAAATATCGAACTGATTAACCTCTATATGATATGGTCATGTTTCAAGTAATAACAACGTAAGTAGTGTATACATCTTATTTTTCTGACTACCAATTAAGAAGCTTATGTTCTCATGAACAATTAGTTAGCTTACTTATGCATGTAGGACTGCGCCACATTTCTAGCTCCTTTCTGTTAATAATACTATTCTTTTGCTTTTCTTAAGCATAGATTCTGTAATAGTTGAGGACAACGCACGCTATatactctttttctttcatgatTAATTTGCAATGTTTTTTTCCTTTATTCAGTTGGCTTTTGATACCAATCAAACGACGTTTAACTTAAAGCAGGAAATGCTAAAGAAAATATGTGTGGGGCATCGATGCGGGATGCCGATGAACGATGATCAACCAATGAAGGCAAGTCTATTGTCCTATATAGGGCTGGGCATCCGAATTTCGGTTCGGATTTGGTGCAAATCCATTTTCAATTCGAATTAAtcgtttatttattttgtttattcaTATCCAAATTTTAAAGACTTTAATCCGGATGTTTAACTAATTCAAATTTTCGGATCGGTTCGGATCGGTTTCGGTTAAATTCCAAATATTAAAAGCCGTCTGTTTATAAACTCAAATTTAAAGATGTATCAAACAATTCAATTATCTAAGTACAAATTTCAAACATAAATCTAAAGAATAAGTTTGTCGACATATTACGAAATCTATTACCATAACTATAAATTCAAACTTTCATTTATCAACCATTAATGGAGTGTCATGTATATTAAAAACAATATATTTGTAATTAAGTTAAATTATTCAGGTCAGATCAGTTTTTTCGGATGAGTTAAAAGGTGGATCCGTATCCAATCCGATTTAACTGGATCGGATCGGTTTCCTTCTTATTTTAACCTAAATATTTCGGATCGGTTATCCGATTAAAAAAATCTAGATGGATCGGATCGGTTTTCATGTAAATTCGGTTTTTTGCCCGGCCCTAGTCCTATATAGCCTTTAACTAGCTTTGCCCTAAAAGAGTATAATTAAAATGAATGCGATCataagtgaaagaaacataTTTTATGATTTAATGTTCATTCATTTTGGATGTGTTATAAGTTACATTCTTTTAGAATCTGCAGTTAATAAACATCTATCCTCTCCCCGAACATCATCGATCAATCAATATCAAGATCTTGATTCTTTTATTATCTGTACGTTACGATATATCAATATGCTTAATTAACACCGGCCGTGATATCTTCATCGATCTGTTAATCTAGTTGTAAGTTATGAAAATTGGTGTCGGCAGGGTGATCACCGGCACTCATAAGAATCCAACGAGTCCCTCATGTTGACTTTCTTTTTCGCACGACGCACGTAAAGAAAAGTTTTCGTTAATATAATTGAAAAATTCATTTATTCATTCTATATTATCCTCATCAAAGTTGAGATTTATActtgaaagaacaaaagtAAAAGTACTTGCTCACCTTGTTAAACAAAAACATCCATGTCTAATATATATTATCCATTACTGTACTGATACTATAAGGACTTAACCACGCACTACATGTTAAAATTTTAGAATGAAAAGTTGGGTCTCACAATACTCCGGATCCATTGAAGATATAAGGTGAGAGTGTAATTGGTTGTCTTCCTCTCCTTTACACCAAGTAACAACTTTTTTACCAGATTTTAGAATTCACACAAACGGTGGTATCAAAATGAACACAAATACTGTGTAAGTTACGTACATTGTTAGCTATTCAACTCTGTTAGTGGGATGCCTCAATAGTTGGGCCTTCGGATCATCGTTTTTCTTAGCCTAGcgatatttgatgtttatgATTGCTAATGCTAACCATGCTGAGATTAATTGTGACTCCGGCCTCTCCCATCcgctattttttcttttgagttattttcaccaacagtctctTAACTCTGATGTACCtatcaatgtgatacctcaactcttaatcgtaccaatgtgatactcagactctagtattgctatcattgaagtacttccgtcagtttttttcaacttctccgtcatcttagtgacgtggcaagtacgtgaggcccacaaagagggttaaaagacaaaattaaccccatctgagaggagcaatgtttttcccgccctttaccttgagaaagacacccaacaattctaattttggcgccaattttccctcgctactccttaatttgtgtctcttatctaaactaaagaactaccgccaaccagtcaaccacaatctgataaaacctagatcaatctcattttctatttttaccctagcacttgttaaactaacagaataaatatataaatttatatggaacatctcatttccacaatctcataagaatatagaaacacataacttaacgaaattcaaatacatgtttaagtaccattagttgccaccttttatgttgatcttccatgatttttgcttgtaagaactaatggtatttaaacatgtatttgaatttcgttaagttatatgtttctatattcttatgaaattgtggaaatgagatgttccatataaatttctatatttattctgttagtttaacaagtgctagggtaaaaatagaaaatgagattgatctaggttttatcagattgtggttgactggttggcggtagttctttagtttagataagagacacaaattaaagagtagggagggaaaattggtgccaaaattagaattgttgggtgtctttctcaaggtaaagggcgggaaaaacattgctcctctcagatggggttaattttgtctgttaaccctctttgtgggcctcacgtacttgccacgtcaccaaaatgacggagaagttgaaaaaaactgacggaagtatttcaatgatagcaatactagagtctgggtatcacattggtacgattgagagttgaggtatcacattggtaggtacatcagagttgagggactgttggtgaaaaaaactcttttcttttttattataatattttccAACTTCAATTTATCTTTACTGACCTCTTAAACATTAGTATCATGTGAACAATTGATGATTATACGAGTGATTGAGTTTGCATATTGATTGATTGAGGTAGCGTAGAATGATTTTCCCAAACGTATCAGTAATTCAAATGATATTATGAGTCTATGACAATACCGAGTTGCATTGCACGTTAAAAgttaatttcataatttatataCGATAGTTCGTTAATAAAATGGAATTAGTACGTTCCATGCATACATGTGGTGACATTAATATATGCTCTACCAGATCGTCTTAATTTGGATTCAGTGGCTGCAAGAAGTTGATAAAGCTTTTAATTTGCACGCATTAAGTCATTCTTTTTATGTCTGATGATCTTTAATCACCCATGTGTCCATTTATctgattttaaatatatataagaaatcgACTTTAAAACTTGCAGGCGGCTGAAGAACTCGAATTCGAATCTTCCAGATCATCAAccctaaaattaaattaaatatcCAAAAGTGGGTTTGATTGATTATCAATcatctttattgattgataaactttattaaatttaacaCAACAGGGTCAACAGGTATAATTGTTCTTTGTTGAAAAGAGATGGAGGTTACCTTAACTGGACACCTCATTCATAATACTATTAAGACAGCTAATCACAGTAAAACTCGTAGCAGAATATCCGGCAGAATATCCGGTGAACTGACCATGCGATAGGTAATTAAACATTCACTTACGTAAATTACTACAAAATCGCACATACTAAATCCACTAGATTGTTATCATAGAAAAACTGAAGAAAAATGCAGTACATCCATAAGCCTAAAGCCTTTCTCTTAATTGCATATATGGAAACGGATGTGTCTCTATTTCCAAAAACGCATGTGTGCATCTAATATTCAGACACTACataatgtgtttcttttaccAAGCTACAGCTCCTCATAGCATGCTGTCCATATTTGATGGCAATCTCGCAATGAAGTTCTGGAAATATGAAGGGAGGTCAATACGAAACCTTGGATGCAGGAACACATACGCTATAGTCAAGACATAAACAAGCCCCAGGCTCCAAGGGATAGCGTAAAACAAAACCCCAGCAGTGAAAAAGAAGATCAGAACAAAAAAAGTAGCTCTTTTATCCCTCCAACTCAACATAGACTGCACTCTCTCACCTATAGTTGCAATGTCACCAAGCATTGTCTGTGCGTTGAATATTATCTTTGCAAGTCGATAATATCTGTCCACCACAATCTCCCGAGGTACCCTTGTTGGGAATGAATCAAACTCTTCAGCAATCTCATCTGGGAGGACACTATAAACCTGAGACAACTCAGTGTCTATGTGAGGAAGTTGTCTAGGCCTCGTCCGGTAACC contains:
- the LOC126800518 gene encoding pectinesterase-like — protein: MATIKEFLAQVSQSKNHKKLFLALIATVLLVAAVIGIVTGVNSKNSNNESLTAAHAIVKSSCSSTLYPELCFSTLATSAATTNVTSLKDVIGLSLNITITAVQHNFFTIEKLIKKLVKSLTKREKCALHDCLETIDETLDELHEAVKDLLQYPSNNKTLTAHADDLKTLISSAITNQETCLDGFSHAEADKIVRKSLEKGQKYVEKLCSNALAMIKNMTDNDIANEMKAMSSTTNRKLKEEHSDGWPEWLSAADRHLLQSSSVTPNVIVAADGSGNYKTVSAAVAAAPSKSSSRYVIRIKAGVYKENVDVPKAKTNIMFLGDGRTTTIITGSRNVVDGETTFNSATVAAVGAGFLARDITFQNTAGPSKHQAVALRVGSDLSAFYRCDILAYQDSLYVHSNRQFFEGCFIAGTVDFIFGNAAVVLQNCDIHARKPNSGQKNMVTAQGRTDPNQNTGIVIQKSRIGATSDLQAVKGSFKSYLGRPWKEYSRTVIMQTSITDIIDPAGWLEWSGTFALDTLFYAEYANTGAGAATSKRVTWKGYKVITSATEAQAFTPGRFIAGGSWLSATGFPFTLGL